GTACGCCGCCCCACACGGGAAGTCGCCGTTTACACTCGCACCGGGCAGGCCCGCCGGGTCGAAAAACTTTTCCGCCATCCGTATCGCGGCCAGATGAAACGCATTCGGGCATGGTACCTGCCGCCGCTGGAATGTACACCTGAGCACGAGCTTTTGGCAACGACTGCGCCCTCGGTTTCCCCGCAGTTCGTTCAGTCTGGCCGTCTTACCCCTGACCACCTTTTGGCTGTTCCGAAGCGTTTTGCATTCTCTCATTCTGTCACTGTTAATACTGCCGAGTTGCTCAAGCCGCTGGTCAAGCCTTATCACGTCGAGCACACGATCAATCGCGAAACACTGGCCGAAGTCTTGCAACTATCAGCAGAAGGCTTGTCGTCGCGCGAGATTGGCGGGCGGATTGGGAAAGAGGCCTCTCACGTCCGGCATCTGCGGAGCAAGCTCAATCGCGGCGTTTGGGATTTGGAGCGGCTGGGCAAAGTGAACGCAGGGCTGACGGTTGAAGACGGGTATGTTCGTTTGCCGAAAGAGCACCGGCCCGGCATCCCGTTGGCGCTTGCGTTGGACACGCGGCTTGCCAAACTGCTCGGCTACTACTGCGCCGAAGGCTGTGTCGTTCGCTCGAAAGACAGAGTTCACTCGGCGGTGTTGAATTTCTCTTTCGGTCATCACGAAGAATCGCTAGCCGACGAAGTAATAGGGCTGTTGAACGACGTGTTCGGCGTGCAGGCTCAGAAGGTTTACCGCGAGACAACCGTTGGCGTTGCGGTGAGCAAAGCTTCTATCGCTTTGTGCTTTGAGTCGCTCTGCGGGCACGGGGCGCGAACGAAGCGCGTTCCGCCGCCCCTCTTTGAAGCGCATCGCGAAGTGGCCGATGCGTTTCTGCGGGCTTACGCTGAAGGCGACGGTAGCACTCGCGCCAACGGCCTGACTCAGATTCACACCGTCTCGGAGGAACTTGCTCACGGCGTTGCCTGGCTTGCCCTCAAGCTGGGAATGTTGCCCTCACTCTCCCGCCACCATTTGGGCGATCGCCCAATCCTGGGGCGGCAGGTGAAGGCTTCGCCGTACCAGTATGCCGTCAACTGGTATTTTGGCGAGCATCGCCGCAAGTTTGCCTTTGAAGACGACAACCACTGGTATGTTCGTATTCGGGGAATTGAGACTTTTGATTACGACGGCGATGTTTACAATCTTCAGGTTGAGGGCGAACATTCCTATCTTGCAAATTTGCTGGCAACTCACAACTGCCAGAATTGGCAGACATCACAGACACTGCGAGATGATGTGGCTGGAGCGCCGCCGCAAATTGTGACGCCCCAGGAATTGGTGAACTATGGTTTGCGCGCCGGGGCAAAGCTGGTCGGGTCGTCGTATAACGAGCCGCTCATCACGTCTGAATGGGCGGTGGCGGTGTTCAAAGAGGCGGGCAAACACGGCCTCCAGTGCGTCTACATTTCAAACGGCAACGTCACGCGCGACGCTCTTGAGCACATTCGCCCGTACACGATTGGCTACAAGATCGATCTCAAGTCCATGTCGGATAAACGCTACCGGCAGTTGGGCGGCGTTTTGCGGAACACGCTCGACGGCATCAAGCTGGCGAAGGAGATGGGCTTTTGGGTGGAAGTGGTGACTCTTGTCATCCCCGGCTTCAACGACAGCAACGAGGAGTTGATGGAGGCGGCTCAATATATCGAGTCGGTGTCCCCGGAGATTCCGTGGCACGTCACCGCCTTTCATCCTGATTACAAGATGACGGAACCCGATCCGACTCGCGCTTCGACACTGATCCGCGCCGCCGAGATCGGGCAGGAGGCGGGCTTGCAGTTTGTGTATGCCGGCAACCTGTCGGGGCAGGTGGGTGAGTATGAAAACACCTTTTGCCCGTCCTGCAACCACAAGCTAATTGCTCGCTACGGCTACGTTATTCTCGACTACCAGATCGCCGACGACGGTTGTTGCCCCAACTGCAAGGCGGCCATCCCCGGCATCTGGCCGAAACGCGCCGAAGTGCGGCTGGGGACGACGGGCGATTTGTATCGCCGCGTTCCGCGCCGAGTGCGATAGAATTAAGGGTATGACAGAAGACTTAACCAGCTACACCAAAGTTTTGTTGAGCTACGACATCATTCCTGAAACGCAGGAGTCGTATTACCAGTTCATGCTTGGCGAACTGGTGCCGACGGTTCAGAAGATGGGCCTGGGCATGGCCGAAGCCTGGCACACCGCTGTGGGCGATTATCCGCTGAGGCTGGTGGCCTTTGTGGGCGAGTCGCGGGAGACGGTGGATGAGGTGATGGAGAGCGAGAAGTGGGAAGAGCTTGAGGATCGGCTACAACAGTACGTCACCAACTACACGCGGCGTGTGGTGCCGTTCCGCAACCGGTTTCAATTCTGATTGAAGACTTCAAGGTACAGAAGCCGGAAGACAGCGTCCTCGCTGTCATCTGGCTTCTGTTTTTTTGGCTCTCCCGTTTTTAACGGGAAGTGGGACGCAGACGCAAAGCGCGCGGATGAACGCGGTTTTGTTTTTTATCAGCGAAAATCAGCGCGCAAAGCGTCTGCGTCCTAAAAAATTTTTCACGTTAAATCTGGTAGAGCCGTTTTTTGAAATCCGTTTCACGACGTTGGGGTAGCCGGAACAATAGCCGGAGCGGCATTGGCCGCCCGCCACTGGCGGAAGAGCAACCACATCGCGCCCACGCCCACCAGAGTCACGGCGATGCCGACGAGCCAGCCCAACAGCGGGATCGCGCGGAACAAAACATAGAGCGTCACGCCTGCCACCAGCGGCCACCACTTATTGTCGGGGGCTTGTGGGGCAAAGGCCTTCACAATTACCTTGCCCACAAGATAAGCCACCACCAGTTTACTGCCGTACGACACCAACAGGGTGAAGACGGTGAAGGCCAGGCTGAGGGTGGAGAAGCCCACGCCGAAGATCGTCTGCGAGAGGCCGCCGAGGGTGATGATGCCGAACAGGATGCCCGCCACAAAAATCATCACGCCGATGATGGCCGCCCCAACGTAGCCCACGATCACGACGACCAGCCCCCAGCCCGCCGACGGCAAGAGTTTGGCGCGTGCCTGTTCCGTGGCCGAGGTGAGCAGTGACGGAAGTTTCCACACGGCCAGCGCGCCCAACAGCATGAGCGTCACGAACTCGCGGAGGCGATCAAATATCCAGCCGAAGATGTTGAAGGTAAAACCGGCGCGAGGTTGAGGCCCGGGTGTCTGGCCCGGCTGAGGCGTTTGATAAGCCACGCCGCCTTCAGGCGCAGATTGAATTGCGGTGGCTTGTTCAACTGAACTGGTGTAGGTGAGCTTGCCGCCAATCGCCGCTCCTTCGCTCACCCGCAGTCCGGGCGCGACTGCCTTTGGCATTCCGGACATGAAGGTGAACGGTCTCGATTGGAAACTAGCGTCGGGCGACTCGACTTCGGCCATCACGTCGCCGCCTACCTTGCCATTCAGTTCCAACGCGCTTCCGCCAAACTTCAGGTCGCGCCCGACCTCGCCGTCGAGCAAGGCTTGATAGCCGCCCATCAGCAAGTCGCGGTTGACGACGCTCCCCGACTCGGCCTTGAGGCTGAAGCCGCCGAAGAGCGCGTTGCGCCCGACGCTGGCTTGCGGCCCGAAGGTTAGCGACATTGCGCCTCCGTACACTGAGCCGGTGACCGTGCCGTTGATCTTCACCGTCTGGCCGCCGACGAACAGACTGCCGTTGACCACGCCATTCACTTCCACGTCCGAGCCGCTGGCGAACAAATCTCCGTTCACCGTTCCATCCACGACGACAGTGTTGCCGCCAACGAACAGGTCGTCGTCAACCACTTCGCCGGCTCCGATGGTGACGGTGTCGCCGCCGCGAAAATCAAAGGCGGCGGCCCGGCCGGCGGTTGCGCCGATCAGCAAGAGCATCAGGCTGACGGTCGCAATAAGCCGGACTCTATTTCTACGATTTGTGTGCATATTGCCCTCCTCTGGGAATTGTCCCAATGAATAAGACAGGCGGGCGGGGTGAAAGTTTCAGGAGAAAAAAGCGCCCTGGTTCTCAAACACAACCAGGGCGCTAAAATTACGGCGTCGGGGTGGGGGTGGCCGTCGCTTCGGCGTTTGCCCCTTCGGGCAACGTGGTGCCGGGGCCGTATTGGTAAACAGCTTGCCAGGGCAGGTAGTGGGTGCGAATAGCGTCTTCCCACAACACTTGCCCGTCGCGCTCCACCTTGCGAATCACCACCGTATCCGCGCCGTCGGCCTTGAAGTCCACCTGCTTGATAGTGCCTGTTGCCAGTTCCGCGTTCTCTTCGTACTTGTCGTTCGGTGCCGGCACGACGTTCTTGACATCGGGCGTGCCCACCGTCACCTTGCGCCCATCGTCCGCCGAGTAAAACTTGAACTGCAAAACGCCGTTGTTGTAAACGTATGTTTCAATCAACAGCCAGGCCTGTCGGTCGTTGATAAATTTGAAATCGGCCACCGGCGAAAAGATCGTGGCGTCGAGGCCGGGGCCAAACCCTTTTTCGTAGTAGCCCACGCGATAAGCGTGCGAGTGGCGCTCGACGATGGGGTAGCCGCCGAAGAGGGCGGCCCGGAACGCCGTCGTGCTCACCTGGCAGATTCCGCCGCCCACGCCTTTGATCGTCCGCCCGGCGTAAATGATCAAGGCTTCCGAGAAACCGGTGTCGAGGCTGATGTCACCCAGAACCTCGTTGAACGAGAACGTGCCGCCCGGCGGCACCAGCACGCCGTGAAAGGCCGCCGAGCCGGTGCGAATGTTATTGATGCGCTCGGCGCTCGACCCGGCGAAGTAAGTGACCTGATCTGACACCAGGCCGGTGATGCCGAGGTCGGCGGCTTTGGTGTCCTTGCCGATTTGGGGCGCGACGATGTCGAACACGAGCGGGATGGTGTGGCCGCCGGTCACGGCCTGGGCGTTGATGTTCTGAATGGTGGCCGCCACGTTTAAGAGGCGGCCATCCACTGCCTCCTTGCCCGGAATAATTTCCAACTCGTGTTTCTCGTCGTTGAAAATGAAGCGGGCATCTTGAGGCTTGACCTCCAGCAACGGCGTGAGCGTCTCTAGGAACGGCGTGAGCTTGGTTGCCTCCAGCCCCACTTCGTAGCGCGCCCCGTTGGCGTCTTCAGTGCGATTGATGGTCAGCATCGAAGCCAACTCATTCTGATCGAACGTCCACGGGCCGGGGTCGCCGGGTCTTGGGTTTTCGACGACCAGCGTCATGGGCTGGCTGAGGATGGTTTGGGCAATCGCCGCTTGTTGGGAAGCATCGAGGACGCCGGGACGATATTCGACGATGACCAGCGGCACGTCGGCGCTGCCGAGGGCGCGAAGCGGGGTGATAATTTGATCCAGTGTCCCACCGACGTTGACGGTTCGACCGTAGGCGCCGGGTGTGACGACGACTTGTGTGCCATTCACCGTGAGCGCCGCTTCAACCGGCGGGGTGTCAATCTGGGAAGCGATACTGCTCAAATAGGCGGTTGCCCGGTTAGGATCGAACATCATCACTGGCGCAATGTCGGTTCCTTCGTACCACGCCCAAAACTGATCTTCGAGATCGAGCCGCAAGTTGCCGGAGCGGCCATAAGCAAAGGCCCGGTTCACCGTCTCTTCGACGGCGAAGGTTGCGCCGAGTTCTGCCGGGGTGGCTGTCCACGCTTTGTCGCCGTCGCGGAAAGTGAACGAGGGCGTTTGCGGGTAGGTGAACGCGCGCGAGAGCAGGTCGCTGGCCTCGGCCTGGCTGAGGCCGGAAAGATCAATGCCGCGCACCGACACGCCGGGATACAGGGTGTTGCCGTAGGCGATTTCCACCCCGCCCAGCCCGAGGCCGAGAATGGAAACGGCGATGACGGCCAGGGCGGCCAGCATCGCCAGCCAGCGGCTGAGGCTGTTGAGAGGTGATTCCTGGGAAGAATAGGAAGCAGAAATGGAGGCCATCGTTTGGCTTTACAACGGAAGAAAAACCACCTGATTGTCCAAGTCCTCGGGTTCGCTGGCTTTGGCGATGATCTCCAAATCATAGATGCACGTGCCAATCGAGACCCGAAGCTGATGCGCATAAATGACGCCGTTAAAGGGAACACTGCTCCTTTGCCGTTTGACTGCCTCGGCCAGAAGATCGTCGTCTCGTGTGAAAAGCGCGTGCCAGTTCGCTTGCGCGATCCAGCAGATCTGAATCGCTCATCTGGCTTGCGTCATCTTCATGGGCTGTTATCACATCCACCTCGCGCAGGCGCAGGCCGACGGTGATAGAGCGCGGCACGTGATGATCCATGTAGAGAGAGACAGCCAGCCATCAGATTAGCCTCTTGGCTTTCAATTTGGCTATTAAGGGCGATGGGCCGATTTCTTTCTGTGTGTTTTCTACAAGTGCCAGTCGCCGCTCGATGTCGCGATCAAGCTCTTCGGCGTGGTCCCAATAGTAAGCCAGGGCCGAGTGAATTTGGCCCATTGTCAAATCGGGATGGTTGAGTTGAATCTCTTCCGGACTCCAGCCATAGGCAATCTTGTCGAGCACAAGCTCGACAATCTTCATAGTTGTGCCGATGATAACCGGGACTTTATCTTCGTTGAGAGCAACATGCTCATAGCGAGTTTCAGTCATCAACATGGCTTGTTACCTCACTTTCCAGACTTGGAAAGTATATCATCTTGCCTCGCTCGGAATGCTCAATTCCCCCCGGCCTGCAACCACACCTTCGCAAACTCCTGCAAATAGGCCTGCGCAATTTCCGGGCTGTGGATGATGAGCACGTTCT
The DNA window shown above is from Chloroflexota bacterium and carries:
- a CDS encoding radical SAM protein — translated: MAQSLEALLDSLTMEGTLYERLPDNAVRCYACGHRCLIKEGRRGICQVRFNEGGTLKVPWGYVGALQCDPTEKKPFFHIYPGSDTLTFGMLGCDFHCAYCLSPNTHIATSEGTKPIASLFAEGRTLRRAGDEEVRRPTREVAVYTRTGQARRVEKLFRHPYRGQMKRIRAWYLPPLECTPEHELLATTAPSVSPQFVQSGRLTPDHLLAVPKRFAFSHSVTVNTAELLKPLVKPYHVEHTINRETLAEVLQLSAEGLSSREIGGRIGKEASHVRHLRSKLNRGVWDLERLGKVNAGLTVEDGYVRLPKEHRPGIPLALALDTRLAKLLGYYCAEGCVVRSKDRVHSAVLNFSFGHHEESLADEVIGLLNDVFGVQAQKVYRETTVGVAVSKASIALCFESLCGHGARTKRVPPPLFEAHREVADAFLRAYAEGDGSTRANGLTQIHTVSEELAHGVAWLALKLGMLPSLSRHHLGDRPILGRQVKASPYQYAVNWYFGEHRRKFAFEDDNHWYVRIRGIETFDYDGDVYNLQVEGEHSYLANLLATHNCQNWQTSQTLRDDVAGAPPQIVTPQELVNYGLRAGAKLVGSSYNEPLITSEWAVAVFKEAGKHGLQCVYISNGNVTRDALEHIRPYTIGYKIDLKSMSDKRYRQLGGVLRNTLDGIKLAKEMGFWVEVVTLVIPGFNDSNEELMEAAQYIESVSPEIPWHVTAFHPDYKMTEPDPTRASTLIRAAEIGQEAGLQFVYAGNLSGQVGEYENTFCPSCNHKLIARYGYVILDYQIADDGCCPNCKAAIPGIWPKRAEVRLGTTGDLYRRVPRRVR
- a CDS encoding VanW family protein, giving the protein MASISASYSSQESPLNSLSRWLAMLAALAVIAVSILGLGLGGVEIAYGNTLYPGVSVRGIDLSGLSQAEASDLLSRAFTYPQTPSFTFRDGDKAWTATPAELGATFAVEETVNRAFAYGRSGNLRLDLEDQFWAWYEGTDIAPVMMFDPNRATAYLSSIASQIDTPPVEAALTVNGTQVVVTPGAYGRTVNVGGTLDQIITPLRALGSADVPLVIVEYRPGVLDASQQAAIAQTILSQPMTLVVENPRPGDPGPWTFDQNELASMLTINRTEDANGARYEVGLEATKLTPFLETLTPLLEVKPQDARFIFNDEKHELEIIPGKEAVDGRLLNVAATIQNINAQAVTGGHTIPLVFDIVAPQIGKDTKAADLGITGLVSDQVTYFAGSSAERINNIRTGSAAFHGVLVPPGGTFSFNEVLGDISLDTGFSEALIIYAGRTIKGVGGGICQVSTTAFRAALFGGYPIVERHSHAYRVGYYEKGFGPGLDATIFSPVADFKFINDRQAWLLIETYVYNNGVLQFKFYSADDGRKVTVGTPDVKNVVPAPNDKYEENAELATGTIKQVDFKADGADTVVIRKVERDGQVLWEDAIRTHYLPWQAVYQYGPGTTLPEGANAEATATPTPTP
- a CDS encoding DUF433 domain-containing protein; protein product: MLMTETRYEHVALNEDKVPVIIGTTMKIVELVLDKIAYGWSPEEIQLNHPDLTMGQIHSALAYYWDHAEELDRDIERRLALVENTQKEIGPSPLIAKLKAKRLI